The following are encoded in a window of Hippoglossus hippoglossus isolate fHipHip1 chromosome 23, fHipHip1.pri, whole genome shotgun sequence genomic DNA:
- the LOC117757028 gene encoding CCR4-NOT transcription complex subunit 2-like isoform X3: MFGANRKKFMEGGVENDYADDSSLYYSQQSMFPPHRPDKDMLVSSSASSTGQLSQLGASLYGALGFPMRGMNSSAAPQLSRSGLNQSASQLSSHASTPNTGTMHTPPSPSRGILPMSTRSVLNHSQQVGGPTGQAGGMGGGGGDRGGGGGGGRSGSMGSPSRSSPSIIGMPKQQQARQPFTINSMSGFGVNRNPGFNLNNSLSNNIFNGTDGSENVTGLDLSDFPVLAERSRRDGGSNPTPLLNPLAGRAPYGGIGMVTKPSSEQSQDFSIHNEDFPALPGPNYQTKDPTSTNEDSKTNLNSSGKSTSNSDGPKFPGDKSSAPSNNNQQKKGIQVLPDGRVTNIPVGMVTDQFGMIGLLTFIRAAETDPGMVHLALGSDLTTLGLNLNSPENLYPKFASPWASAPCRPQDIDFHVPSEYLTNIHIRDKLAAIKLSRYGEDLLFYLYYMNGGDLLQLLAAVELFNRDWRYHKEERVWITRAPGMEPTLKTNAYERGTYYFFDCINWRKVAKEFHLEYDKLEERPHVPSTFNYNPAQQAF, from the exons ATGTTTGGTGCTAACCGGAAGAAGTttatggaggggggggtggagaaCGACTACGCGGACGACTCAAGCCTCTACTACAGCCAGCAGTCCATGTTCCCTCCTCACCGCCCGGATAAAGAT ATGTTGGtgtcttcctctgcttcctctacGGGTCAACTGTCACAGCTGGGAGCCAGTTTATATG GTGCGTTGGGGTTTCCCATGCGTGGTATGAACAGCAGCGCAGCACCTCAGTTAAGTCGAAGTGGTCTGAACCAGTCTGCCAGCCAGCTCTCCAGTCATGCCAGTACACCCAACACTGGAACAATGCACACGCCTCCATCACCGAGCAG GGGGATCCTGCCCATGAGCACCCGGAGTGTCCTGAACCACAGCCAGCAGGTGGGGGGTCCCACGGGTCAAGCGGGAGGGAtgggtggcggcggcggcgacaGGGGAGGTGGCggcggaggagggaggagcgGCAGCATGGGGAGTCCCAGCCGGTCGTCGCCCAGCATCATCGGGATGCCCAAACAGCAGCAAGCACGGCAGCCTTTCACTATtaacag tatgtCAGGGTTTGGGGTGAACAGGAATCCCGGCTTCAACCTAAACAACTCATTATCCAACAACATCTTCAATGgaacag ACGGCAGTGAGAATGTGACGGGGCTGGACCTGTCAGATTTCCCGGTGTTAGCAGAGAGGAGTCGGAGGGACGGAGGTTCGAATCCCACCCCGCTGCTCAACCCGCTGGCCGGTCGGGCGCCTTACGGTGGGA TTGGCATGGTAACCAAGCCGTCCAGTGAGCAGTCGCAAGACTTTTCCATCCATAACGAAGATTTCCCAGCTCTCCCTGGTCCCAACTACCAAACAAAAGACCCCACCAGCACCAACGAAGACAGCAAAACG AATCTGAACTCGTCAGGAAAGTCCACCTCTAACTCAGATGGTCCAAAGTTCCCCGGCGACAAGAGCTCTGCACCTagcaacaacaaccagcagAAGAAAGGGATTCAGGTTCTTCCTGACG GGCGCGTGACCAACATCCCGGTCGGCATGGTAACGGACCAGTTTGGAATGATTGGCTTGCTGACGTTCATCCGGGCGGCGGAGACGGACCCTGGCATGGTCCACCTGGCGCTGGGCTCAGACCTCACCACGCTGGGCCTCAACCTCAACTCACCCGA GAATCTCTACCCCAAGTTTGCGTCTCCCTGGGCGTCGGCTCCATGTCGACCGCAGGATATAG ACTTCCACGTCCCGTCAGAGTATTTAACCAACATCCACATACGGGACAAG TTAGCAGCTATCAAGTTGTCTCGATATGGTGAAGATCTGCTGTTTTATCTCTACTATATGAACGGTGGAGACCTACTACAactgctggctgcagtagaaCT cttTAACAGGGACTGGCGGTATCACAAAGAAGAGCGGGTTTGGATCACTCGGGCTCCGGGGATGGAGCCCACGCTGAAGACCAACGCCTACGAGAGAGGGACCTACTACTTCTTCGACTGCATCAACTGGAGAAAAGTGGCCAAG GAGTTTCATCTGGAGTACGACAAACTAGAAGAACGACCTCACGTTCCCTCCACCTTCAACTACAATCCTGCCCAGCAGGCCTTCTGA
- the LOC117757028 gene encoding CCR4-NOT transcription complex subunit 2-like isoform X2 gives MFGANRKKFMEGGVENDYADDSSLYYSQQSMFPPHRPDKDMLVSSSASSTGQLSQLGASLYGPQSALGFPMRGMNSSAAPQLSRSGLNQSASQLSSHASTPNTGTMHTPPSPSRGILPMSTRSVLNHSQQVGGPTGQAGGMGGGGGDRGGGGGGGRSGSMGSPSRSSPSIIGMPKQQQARQPFTINSMSGFGVNRNPGFNLNNSLSNNIFNGTDGSENVTGLDLSDFPVLAERSRRDGGSNPTPLLNPLAGRAPYVGMVTKPSSEQSQDFSIHNEDFPALPGPNYQTKDPTSTNEDSKTNLNSSGKSTSNSDGPKFPGDKSSAPSNNNQQKKGIQVLPDGRVTNIPVGMVTDQFGMIGLLTFIRAAETDPGMVHLALGSDLTTLGLNLNSPENLYPKFASPWASAPCRPQDIDFHVPSEYLTNIHIRDKLAAIKLSRYGEDLLFYLYYMNGGDLLQLLAAVELFNRDWRYHKEERVWITRAPGMEPTLKTNAYERGTYYFFDCINWRKVAKEFHLEYDKLEERPHVPSTFNYNPAQQAF, from the exons ATGTTTGGTGCTAACCGGAAGAAGTttatggaggggggggtggagaaCGACTACGCGGACGACTCAAGCCTCTACTACAGCCAGCAGTCCATGTTCCCTCCTCACCGCCCGGATAAAGAT ATGTTGGtgtcttcctctgcttcctctacGGGTCAACTGTCACAGCTGGGAGCCAGTTTATATGGTCCGCAGA GTGCGTTGGGGTTTCCCATGCGTGGTATGAACAGCAGCGCAGCACCTCAGTTAAGTCGAAGTGGTCTGAACCAGTCTGCCAGCCAGCTCTCCAGTCATGCCAGTACACCCAACACTGGAACAATGCACACGCCTCCATCACCGAGCAG GGGGATCCTGCCCATGAGCACCCGGAGTGTCCTGAACCACAGCCAGCAGGTGGGGGGTCCCACGGGTCAAGCGGGAGGGAtgggtggcggcggcggcgacaGGGGAGGTGGCggcggaggagggaggagcgGCAGCATGGGGAGTCCCAGCCGGTCGTCGCCCAGCATCATCGGGATGCCCAAACAGCAGCAAGCACGGCAGCCTTTCACTATtaacag tatgtCAGGGTTTGGGGTGAACAGGAATCCCGGCTTCAACCTAAACAACTCATTATCCAACAACATCTTCAATGgaacag ACGGCAGTGAGAATGTGACGGGGCTGGACCTGTCAGATTTCCCGGTGTTAGCAGAGAGGAGTCGGAGGGACGGAGGTTCGAATCCCACCCCGCTGCTCAACCCGCTGGCCGGTCGGGCGCCTTACG TTGGCATGGTAACCAAGCCGTCCAGTGAGCAGTCGCAAGACTTTTCCATCCATAACGAAGATTTCCCAGCTCTCCCTGGTCCCAACTACCAAACAAAAGACCCCACCAGCACCAACGAAGACAGCAAAACG AATCTGAACTCGTCAGGAAAGTCCACCTCTAACTCAGATGGTCCAAAGTTCCCCGGCGACAAGAGCTCTGCACCTagcaacaacaaccagcagAAGAAAGGGATTCAGGTTCTTCCTGACG GGCGCGTGACCAACATCCCGGTCGGCATGGTAACGGACCAGTTTGGAATGATTGGCTTGCTGACGTTCATCCGGGCGGCGGAGACGGACCCTGGCATGGTCCACCTGGCGCTGGGCTCAGACCTCACCACGCTGGGCCTCAACCTCAACTCACCCGA GAATCTCTACCCCAAGTTTGCGTCTCCCTGGGCGTCGGCTCCATGTCGACCGCAGGATATAG ACTTCCACGTCCCGTCAGAGTATTTAACCAACATCCACATACGGGACAAG TTAGCAGCTATCAAGTTGTCTCGATATGGTGAAGATCTGCTGTTTTATCTCTACTATATGAACGGTGGAGACCTACTACAactgctggctgcagtagaaCT cttTAACAGGGACTGGCGGTATCACAAAGAAGAGCGGGTTTGGATCACTCGGGCTCCGGGGATGGAGCCCACGCTGAAGACCAACGCCTACGAGAGAGGGACCTACTACTTCTTCGACTGCATCAACTGGAGAAAAGTGGCCAAG GAGTTTCATCTGGAGTACGACAAACTAGAAGAACGACCTCACGTTCCCTCCACCTTCAACTACAATCCTGCCCAGCAGGCCTTCTGA
- the LOC117757028 gene encoding CCR4-NOT transcription complex subunit 2-like isoform X1: MFGANRKKFMEGGVENDYADDSSLYYSQQSMFPPHRPDKDMLVSSSASSTGQLSQLGASLYGPQSALGFPMRGMNSSAAPQLSRSGLNQSASQLSSHASTPNTGTMHTPPSPSRGILPMSTRSVLNHSQQVGGPTGQAGGMGGGGGDRGGGGGGGRSGSMGSPSRSSPSIIGMPKQQQARQPFTINSMSGFGVNRNPGFNLNNSLSNNIFNGTDGSENVTGLDLSDFPVLAERSRRDGGSNPTPLLNPLAGRAPYGGIGMVTKPSSEQSQDFSIHNEDFPALPGPNYQTKDPTSTNEDSKTNLNSSGKSTSNSDGPKFPGDKSSAPSNNNQQKKGIQVLPDGRVTNIPVGMVTDQFGMIGLLTFIRAAETDPGMVHLALGSDLTTLGLNLNSPENLYPKFASPWASAPCRPQDIDFHVPSEYLTNIHIRDKLAAIKLSRYGEDLLFYLYYMNGGDLLQLLAAVELFNRDWRYHKEERVWITRAPGMEPTLKTNAYERGTYYFFDCINWRKVAKEFHLEYDKLEERPHVPSTFNYNPAQQAF; encoded by the exons ATGTTTGGTGCTAACCGGAAGAAGTttatggaggggggggtggagaaCGACTACGCGGACGACTCAAGCCTCTACTACAGCCAGCAGTCCATGTTCCCTCCTCACCGCCCGGATAAAGAT ATGTTGGtgtcttcctctgcttcctctacGGGTCAACTGTCACAGCTGGGAGCCAGTTTATATGGTCCGCAGA GTGCGTTGGGGTTTCCCATGCGTGGTATGAACAGCAGCGCAGCACCTCAGTTAAGTCGAAGTGGTCTGAACCAGTCTGCCAGCCAGCTCTCCAGTCATGCCAGTACACCCAACACTGGAACAATGCACACGCCTCCATCACCGAGCAG GGGGATCCTGCCCATGAGCACCCGGAGTGTCCTGAACCACAGCCAGCAGGTGGGGGGTCCCACGGGTCAAGCGGGAGGGAtgggtggcggcggcggcgacaGGGGAGGTGGCggcggaggagggaggagcgGCAGCATGGGGAGTCCCAGCCGGTCGTCGCCCAGCATCATCGGGATGCCCAAACAGCAGCAAGCACGGCAGCCTTTCACTATtaacag tatgtCAGGGTTTGGGGTGAACAGGAATCCCGGCTTCAACCTAAACAACTCATTATCCAACAACATCTTCAATGgaacag ACGGCAGTGAGAATGTGACGGGGCTGGACCTGTCAGATTTCCCGGTGTTAGCAGAGAGGAGTCGGAGGGACGGAGGTTCGAATCCCACCCCGCTGCTCAACCCGCTGGCCGGTCGGGCGCCTTACGGTGGGA TTGGCATGGTAACCAAGCCGTCCAGTGAGCAGTCGCAAGACTTTTCCATCCATAACGAAGATTTCCCAGCTCTCCCTGGTCCCAACTACCAAACAAAAGACCCCACCAGCACCAACGAAGACAGCAAAACG AATCTGAACTCGTCAGGAAAGTCCACCTCTAACTCAGATGGTCCAAAGTTCCCCGGCGACAAGAGCTCTGCACCTagcaacaacaaccagcagAAGAAAGGGATTCAGGTTCTTCCTGACG GGCGCGTGACCAACATCCCGGTCGGCATGGTAACGGACCAGTTTGGAATGATTGGCTTGCTGACGTTCATCCGGGCGGCGGAGACGGACCCTGGCATGGTCCACCTGGCGCTGGGCTCAGACCTCACCACGCTGGGCCTCAACCTCAACTCACCCGA GAATCTCTACCCCAAGTTTGCGTCTCCCTGGGCGTCGGCTCCATGTCGACCGCAGGATATAG ACTTCCACGTCCCGTCAGAGTATTTAACCAACATCCACATACGGGACAAG TTAGCAGCTATCAAGTTGTCTCGATATGGTGAAGATCTGCTGTTTTATCTCTACTATATGAACGGTGGAGACCTACTACAactgctggctgcagtagaaCT cttTAACAGGGACTGGCGGTATCACAAAGAAGAGCGGGTTTGGATCACTCGGGCTCCGGGGATGGAGCCCACGCTGAAGACCAACGCCTACGAGAGAGGGACCTACTACTTCTTCGACTGCATCAACTGGAGAAAAGTGGCCAAG GAGTTTCATCTGGAGTACGACAAACTAGAAGAACGACCTCACGTTCCCTCCACCTTCAACTACAATCCTGCCCAGCAGGCCTTCTGA